One genomic segment of Bombina bombina isolate aBomBom1 chromosome 4, aBomBom1.pri, whole genome shotgun sequence includes these proteins:
- the P2RY12 gene encoding P2Y purinoceptor 12: MEYSGNGDTMDEADIHNITGNMGNGSVCSRENRVNQVLFPVLYTILFIAGIIMNGLAMILFFQIPSKSNFIIFLKNSVISDTLMIMTFPFKILSDSRLGLWPLKGFVCQVTSVIFYYTMYISIIFLGLITIDRYLKTVRPFKKSHSTNLRSSKILSVIIWVVMFSLSLPNMILTNKTQTPKSVKKCAILKSNFGLVWHEIVNYICQFIFWIIFSIIIICYILITRTLYQSYKRTRKESSGSRKKVNMKVFIIIAVFFICFAPFHFARIPYTLSQTRDAFKCSAKTTLFYLKESTLWMASLNACLDPFIYFFLCRAFRNSLVNMWRKRRACISSYTRPRIRKRYNIRCQETNI, translated from the coding sequence GAAATGGGGACACCATGGATGAAGCAGATATACATAATATTACTGGCAACATGGGCAACGGCAGTGTGTGCTCTAGAGAGAATCGAGTTAATCAAGTCCTTTTTCCTGTACTCTATACAATCTTGTTCATTGCTGGAATAATCATGAATGGCTTGGCAATGATATTATTTTTCCAAATTCCAAGTAAATCCAATTTCATTATTTTCCTGAAAAATTCAGTTATTTCTGACACTTTAATGATTATGACATTTCCATTTAAAATTCTAAGTGATTCAAGACTTGGACTTTGGCCACTTAAAGGTTTTGTTTGTCAAGTTACGTCGGTGATATTCTATTATACAATGTACATCAGTATTATATTTCTTGGACTAATAACCATTGACCGTTATCTGAAAACAGTCAGACCATTTAAAAAGTCTCACTCAACAAACCTGCGATCATCAAAGATTTTATCAGTCATTATATGGGTCGTTATGTTCTCACTTTCATTGCCCAATATGATTCTGACCAATAAGACACAAACACCAAAAAGCGTGAAGAAATGTGCTATACTTAAATCTAATTTTGGCTTGGTTTGGCATGAAATTGTAAACTACATATGTCAATTCATCTTCTGGATTATATTTTCCATCattattatttgttatatactcATAACACGAACCCTTTACCAGTCATACAAACGAACTAGGAAAGAAAGCTCAGGATCTCGAAAAAAGGTGAACATGAAAGTATTTATTATTATTGcagtttttttcatttgttttgctCCCTTTCACTTTGCCCGGATTCCATATACACTAAGTCAAACAAGAGATGCTTTTAAATGCTCTGCAAAAACGACTCTCTTTTATCTTAAGGAGAGCACATTGTGGATGGCATCTTTAAATGCATGTCTGGATCCATTCATTTACTTTTTTCTCTGTAGAGCATTTAGAAATTCACTCGTAAACATGTGGAGAAAAAGGAGAGCATGTATATCTTCTTACACAAGACCGCGGATTCGGAAGAGGTACAACATAAGATGCCAGGAAACCAATATTTAG